One genomic window of Coffea eugenioides isolate CCC68of chromosome 1, Ceug_1.0, whole genome shotgun sequence includes the following:
- the LOC113748845 gene encoding probable E3 ubiquitin-protein ligase BAH1-like 2 isoform X2, whose amino-acid sequence MAKYLKTLLASGFRKYFVICINRVREKHAALALESNASTSSDISTKAMGEVLRKYDKVHGSINNLKCQNVQLEDLKNPCLCELMAWHINVQEKKNKTTIPGLLDDCKLQISEGRFSISASLSNSRVLDVDLTCSICLEALFDPVSLTCSHMFCYMCACSAGSVSTIDGIKAADSKSKCPLCRKVEWCVQWSNAHVRTKHFTEKKIARILGRTAAEGAESTAGRS is encoded by the exons ATGGCTAAATATCTCAAGACCTTGTTGGCTTCAGGATTCCGGAAATATTTCGTAATTTGTATAAACAGGGTACGAGAGAAGCATGCCGCCCTGGCACTAGAAAGCAACGCTTCAACGTCATCTGATATCAGTACAAAGGCCATGGGAGAAGTCCTGAGGAAATATGACAAG GTTCATGGCTCAATAAACAACCTGAAATGCCAAAATGTGCAGCTTGAGGACCTTAAAAACCCTTGCCTCTGTGAATTGATGGCATGGCACATAAATGTGCaggaaaaaaagaacaaaactaCTATTCCTGGACTATTGGATGACTGCAAGCTGCAAATAAGTGAAGGAAGATTTTCCATTTCAGCATCTCTTTCCAATTCGAGGGTGCTTGATGTTGATCTAACTTGTTCTATCTGTTTG GAAGCATTATTTGATCCAGTTTCTCTCACATGTAGTCATATGTTCTGTTACATGTGTGCTTGTTCTGCTGGATCAGTATCTACCATTGATGGAATAAAGGCTGcagattcaaaatcaaaatgcCCATTGTGCAGAAAAGTAG AATGGTGTGTTCAGTGGAGCAATGCGCATGTCCGAActaagcattttactgagaaGAAA ATTGCCAGAATACTGGGACGAACGGCGGCAGAAGGAGCGGAAAGCACGGCTGGAAGAAGCTAA
- the LOC113748845 gene encoding E3 ubiquitin-protein ligase BAH1-like isoform X1, translating to MAKYLKTLLASGFRKYFVICINRVREKHAALALESNASTSSDISTKAMGEVLRKYDKVHGSINNLKCQNVQLEDLKNPCLCELMAWHINVQEKKNKTTIPGLLDDCKLQISEGRFSISASLSNSRVLDVDLTCSICLEALFDPVSLTCSHMFCYMCACSAGSVSTIDGIKAADSKSKCPLCRKNGVFSGAMRMSELSILLRRKLPEYWDERRQKERKARLEEAKEYWQLQCRAFVGLD from the exons ATGGCTAAATATCTCAAGACCTTGTTGGCTTCAGGATTCCGGAAATATTTCGTAATTTGTATAAACAGGGTACGAGAGAAGCATGCCGCCCTGGCACTAGAAAGCAACGCTTCAACGTCATCTGATATCAGTACAAAGGCCATGGGAGAAGTCCTGAGGAAATATGACAAG GTTCATGGCTCAATAAACAACCTGAAATGCCAAAATGTGCAGCTTGAGGACCTTAAAAACCCTTGCCTCTGTGAATTGATGGCATGGCACATAAATGTGCaggaaaaaaagaacaaaactaCTATTCCTGGACTATTGGATGACTGCAAGCTGCAAATAAGTGAAGGAAGATTTTCCATTTCAGCATCTCTTTCCAATTCGAGGGTGCTTGATGTTGATCTAACTTGTTCTATCTGTTTG GAAGCATTATTTGATCCAGTTTCTCTCACATGTAGTCATATGTTCTGTTACATGTGTGCTTGTTCTGCTGGATCAGTATCTACCATTGATGGAATAAAGGCTGcagattcaaaatcaaaatgcCCATTGTGCAGAAAA AATGGTGTGTTCAGTGGAGCAATGCGCATGTCCGAActaagcattttactgagaaGAAA ATTGCCAGAATACTGGGACGAACGGCGGCAGAAGGAGCGGAAAGCACGGCTGGAAGAAGCTAAAGAATACTGGCAGTTACAATGTCGTGCCTTCGTTGGACTTGACTAA
- the LOC113764127 gene encoding peptidyl-prolyl cis-trans isomerase CYP19-4 yields MARSSSQTLTVLFCSLLILGLTAVAQAKKSDNDLKEVTHKVYFDVEIDGRPAGRVVMGLFGKAVPKTAENFRALCTGEKGTGKSGKPLHYKGSKFHRIIPNFMIQGGDFTLGDGRGGESIYGEKFADENFKIKHTGPGLMSMANAGPDTNGSQFFITTVTTSWLDGRHVVFGKVLSGMDVVYAIEAEGRQNGTPKSEVKIADSGELPL; encoded by the exons ATGGCCAGATCGAGCTCGCAAACTCTCACAGTACTCTTTTGCAGTCTACTCATCCTCGGACTGACAGCCGTTGCTCAG GCTAAAAAATCAGACAATGACTTGAAAGAAGTGACTCACAAAGTTTACTTCGATGTCGAGATTGATGGAAGACCTGCTG GGCGGGTGGTGATGGGTCTCTTTGGCAAAGCAGTTCCTAAGACAGCAG AAAATTTCAGAGCATTGTGCACAG GGGAGAAAGGTACTGGAAAGAGCGGGAAGCCTCTCCATTACAAAGGAAGCAAATTCCATAGAATCATCCCCAACTTCATGATTCAAGGTGGTGACTTCACCCTTGGAGATGGTAGGGGTGGGGAGTCAATTTATGGAGAGAAATTTGCTgatgaaaatttcaaaattaagcATACCGGACCag GCCTGATGTCAATGGCTAATGCTGGTCCTGACACCAATGGTTCACAGTTCTTCATAACAACTGTCACAACTAGCTG GTTGGATGGTCGGCATGTAGTCTTTGGTAAGGTCCTCTCTGGCATGGATGTAGTTTATGCGATTGAAGCTGAAGGCAGGCAGAATGGAACGCCAAAAAGCGAAGTTAAAATTGCCGACAGTGGTGAACTCCCATTATGA
- the LOC113764138 gene encoding uncharacterized protein LOC113764138, which translates to MEDTSKSLKKHYQLSRAAKRRFGRRGRVGEKKSGDKHDEDDGENEDEVDEGCDVQAWETLSKSFNDVQSVLDHNRVLINIVQQRQALSKSSGDTSNSSSNS; encoded by the exons ATTACCAACTCTCTCGAGCTGCCAAGCGCCGCTTCGGACGCAGAGGCAGAGTAGGCGAGAAGAAAAGCGGCGACAAACACGACGAGGATGACGGTGAGAACGAGGATGAGGTGGACGAGGGCTGTGATGTGCAGGCGTGGGAGACATTGAGCAAGAGCTTTAACGACGTGCAATCTGTTTTGGATCATAATCGAGTTTTGATCAA CATCGTTCAACAGCGACAAGCTCTATCCAAGAGTAGTGGCGATACCAGCAACAGCAGTAGCAATAGCTAA